A stretch of the Pseudomonas helvetica genome encodes the following:
- a CDS encoding ribbon-helix-helix domain-containing protein, with the protein MSRGIGQGTIEVARFQDGKQEGKRDPFVREFDMGLARPLSRSVRLNGFATCLRLEQVYWDILARMAKINCCSVSALLSYVDREVHLRHGGVKNFSGLVRVVCVVHSLNEDACSVE; encoded by the coding sequence ATGAGTCGAGGAATAGGGCAAGGGACAATCGAAGTCGCTCGGTTTCAAGATGGAAAGCAGGAGGGGAAGAGAGATCCTTTTGTTCGGGAGTTTGATATGGGGTTGGCGCGTCCATTGTCCCGATCAGTGCGTTTGAATGGATTTGCCACCTGTTTGCGCCTTGAGCAGGTCTATTGGGATATTTTGGCCAGGATGGCGAAAATCAACTGTTGCTCGGTGAGCGCTTTGCTTTCCTACGTTGATAGAGAGGTGCACCTGCGTCATGGCGGGGTGAAAAATTTCAGCGGGCTGGTACGGGTGGTGTGCGTCGTACACAGTTTGAATGAGGACGCCTGTAGCGTTGAATGA
- a CDS encoding FmdB family zinc ribbon protein — MPMYDYQCASCGHQLEAIQKISAAPLVDCPACQAPELKKMLSMPGFRLSGTGWYETDFKTGSKKNLAGGDKAD, encoded by the coding sequence ATGCCGATGTACGACTATCAATGTGCTTCCTGTGGTCATCAGTTGGAAGCCATTCAGAAGATCAGCGCAGCACCGTTGGTCGACTGCCCTGCCTGCCAGGCACCCGAATTGAAAAAGATGCTGTCCATGCCAGGCTTCCGCCTCAGCGGCACCGGCTGGTACGAGACCGATTTCAAAACCGGTTCGAAGAAGAATCTGGCCGGCGGCGACAAAGCTGACTAA